Genomic window (Phragmites australis chromosome 21, lpPhrAust1.1, whole genome shotgun sequence):
CTGCATGCTCTCCATTTCGGCTTGCAGGAACTTGATCTGCCCCCTGACCCCCTTCTGCAGCTTGTATTCATCGGTGAGGAGGCTGCCCAGCTTGGGAAGGAGTCTGCCCAGCGCCGCCATCGCGAGCTCCATGCATGCCTTGCTCATTCTCTGGCTGGTGGTGGCTACATAGAAGGATAGATCACAGATGGAAGAAAGGAAAGATCACAGAACCAGAAGGAAAAAACTGTTTGGATCATGTTGAGGGTGGTGCTTACCTCTCCTAGCCGAAGGTGTCCCAGGTCTCGCGCTTCCGCTGCAAGCCACCGGCGGTGAGCGGATGGATCGGGGAGGGAGCTCGTCGGAGGAGGAGCTGAATCAGGGAGGATTTGGTTAGGCAGCGATTGATGAGAGAATGGGTGAGGagcaaaggagaaaaagaaatccCCACCTAACCCTGCGAGGGAAGCAACTGCGAAGCAGCCGCAGTCCTTTTCCCATTGCCGTGAGAGAATGTCATAGTGTAGCCGAGAAAAAGAAATCCATTCTAGCCCCATCTCGTCGGAGGAGTACGTCCAAagagaggaggaaaaagaaTCGGGGTCATTGACCTGGATGAGTCGGGATCGCGTTTCGTATCATTAATTTGTTATCCTAAAAAGGTATACCTCttcttatcatatttttattagatgtcAATCCACGTCCCACGATCCCGTTTCTCAATCCAATCGACCCGAATTTCCAGTgcctatgaaaaaaaaactaagaattattttttaaaaattgcaCCTCAAAGCAAACATCACAAGGTTATTTGTATACAAGGAAAAACGGATGGCCTCTCGCAAAGCACTTCTTTAGGGTCATTAGCTAGACCGCGGAGCCTCTATAACCCTTCGGAAAATTCGAGAATGTCCAGATACTCCAATTGAGGTTTATCGGGTTCCAGGAAAAAATTTAGGAGTTGTCCGTTGATTGTGTACGATGCTAGCTCATTTGTCGTCCAGAATAATCACATCTCCCTGCTCTTTGGCCTCTTTAACCATGTAGAGTCCTTCCCATTTGCTCTTCAATTTTCCAAGGCCAAAGAGCCGTACCCTTGAATTGAACAAGAGAACCTTATCTCCCGGATGGAAATGTTTCTCTTTGATGTGCTTATATATCATGCCAACACTTGGTTCCTGGACATGAACGATAGCACATGCTTCTTCAACGCAGAGGTGCTCGATTTCCAGACCAAGATTACCAAGTGCTCAGGGCTCAGCGACCGGATGTACCTCCCGCCGGGCATCCAGGCACGCCCACCACGGCTGTCTATGGCGGAGGCTCGCACGGAGGCCGAGACCGTCATGTTCGGTAGCCTCGACGCGCTCTTCGCGGCCACGGGGATCGACCCACGCCGCGACGTGTGTGTGCTCATCGTCAACTGCAGCCTCTTCAACCTGACGTCGTCGCTGGCGTGCATGGCCGTGCACCGCTACAGGATGCGGGAAAACGTCAAGTCGTTCAACCTCGGCGGCATGGGCTGCAGAGCGGGGCTCATCGCCGTCAACCTGACCAAGGGACGTGTCCGCCGTGGCCACCGCTGTGGTAGATTGGCTTGGACTCAGAGAGGGGAGTAGGAGGGGTTGAGATTCTAATAATTTGGTGCTGTTTATTTTAAATTGTACAATCTAGATTTTAACGATTCAAATTTTAAGTGTGAGAATCAAAATCTGGATGATTAGaatcaaaataaaagaacaaacGGACCCTTATTACCTGATAGATCATACCTATGGTAGTTTTGTAAGCCATTCTATAAGCCCCAAGAGCATATGTATGCTTAGATTTCCATCCTCTATCTTCTATAAGATGTTCTACCAAGAATaagtcactactacagaagaacacatcactgtcggctttaaaacccccttcactatcAGTATTGGAGCTGACAGTGGGTAACAGGCGATAATAGTCgaggattatcactgtcggctcgagGGAATGGCAGTGAAAGAGTTATCACTGTCGACTGAAGgcttcaaccgacagtgataattgaggaatcactgccgactgaatgCTTTAGCCggtagtgttttgcctctcctccatccctatgctccctctctctgtcctctctcgATCTCCTCAAGCTCTCCGTCTCATGCGTCGACGGCATgatcagttcatgaaactcgccgacTGGTtggataacatgttccatgaagaacccgATGACCTATTCTTaaatggcatgtatttctgtAGGTTGTAACACACATATGCGTTGTTTGGAGCGTTGCGTTtgaagaattagtccttgaatacgtatagaaattgaaaagaaggcatcgatatgtaatttcatacctcaagatcattgaacatgATAGCGTCTCCGTTAGGGCTGAATCTGtgaatgaaagtaagaacatagaacccaCAGATTGTTGTCGGGTGGCTGCCtaatacacttcaagaggaaatgattcgtcaatggaatgaattgaacctttttatccAGTAGaaaatgcaagtcatgaatattccctACGTATcgaaaagtcagtttttacatcatactactTCCTGTATGGACGGTACATAACACactttttgcagtatcttgtaTAAGCtttgtacgtgaatatgaataccaattaaacttagatgcagtcgacgtgaagattaaatgatcgatttTACTTGTTTAGCATGTCAATGACGTCTTGATAAGTCATTTtacctctcttttgtgagtccaagacaatgatcttgctcaaacTTGGGTAGATGATAAGGAGGATGTAATAAAAACTGCAGGAATATgccaccatagcaaattagtattAGAATCAAGTTGCAAATAAAAGAAGAACACCCTGgcacgcaaacacgtactcaaagttgtagggtaagagtacgaaagtcttgtgttggtggtgaagcagacacttcaataaatGGTCCTAGGTAAAATCTGGATTCGACCGTACAATTCTCTAATTGATAAGCCCAGGAtcaatgaatcctactttattatctaattcttgtttgcacacttgaatctccattctacgaaagagagaagttagccatacAATTTCAATGTATAAGaacatataacgtgaattatatgcataagtcacctacagagtccacactctgatTATAGCCACAAGAAGGgtatcttccttgtacatttcatacaagcacttgaacttcacccagaagtagtcatccccgttgaggaaatatttatCTCTGTACCTTACAGGGAACGCTTGTATACCCTGCCTGAATTAATCTAAGTACCAATGATGTAATCGacacatttgagttgtaaggtttctttctatatctggtttgagtaaaggtttgcccaactcaaatag
Coding sequences:
- the LOC133903268 gene encoding 3-ketoacyl-CoA synthase 1-like: MNDSTCFFNAEVLDFQTKITKCSGLSDRMYLPPGIQARPPRLSMAEARTEAETVMFGSLDALFAATGIDPRRDVCVLIVNCSLFNLTSSLACMAVHRYRMRENVKSFNLGGMGCRAGLIAVNLTKGRVRRGHRCGRLAWTQRGE